The following are encoded in a window of Dryobates pubescens isolate bDryPub1 chromosome 25, bDryPub1.pri, whole genome shotgun sequence genomic DNA:
- the CFAP251 gene encoding cilia- and flagella-associated protein 251, with the protein MKIPGTLTTTWAGRQDMTALRNALGEDIAGTAHLEDAGSPEQPPAFSDPMGAFSSPCSGLREQGTQKRSGEDDGCDGSASLVWAAMPGMVFQEDKQSSVHPLSLSWVLGYNSSLAVHSLMDGENLVLLYVSSHTLVIYDILKNRQHHLQGHTNVISCLCVSEDRRWVATADRGPDALIIVWDSFSGIPVHTIFESHPKDGVGAIAISHDAKYLATISAGTVQRVCVWDWTSPMEKPVCSAELKPEFGYQDYVFFNPQNPYEFVSNSKTQVIFYLWDNEGLHYGAPVLNSQTFHSVVGYFSQSVFHFNNSQALTATSSGKLVVWDTVGHSKDLRAKPHSMKATSLVPMQEDSLTVLQVFESCIVTGDVKGQVKFYNGQLQFLTCYSHSEVGPIQSISFSKTSRDASPDCSTSSITSSQPFIIRNFILSTSDATVLHVAIDKTNFEKVMEETKEAVNAIACHPRQARVAVGSHCGMLRLWDYQQNKYLVSRIFTQTGIQCLSYDPEGYFLAVGCTDGSVYILDAISLLSSCKELKFSHGPVTHISFSHDSEYLATADEKYSVTVYKRVLQNGNGCWEHLAGLHSHYKPIRSILFGVQLDSNEPRLLSLGEDRQLVEYDLKCSSKDHLVVLHRDRVEQVAVPLCLAWYPQLSNESFILTANNCYKLKLYNTTTKMCRKTLLGPTYGSPLEKIQILPATNTADPQKHYLVYTTKDKVGLQILPVDGNPYKSSAFICHPDGVSDLASSFDGRYVFTAGGDDCTVMKWEVNINALDAAASLGGEGLIPFYNLLDGGREGEFFKELEDYFYYMQLRSHGIDTLETREVSTHIPLEEMPSVMRAMGFYPSEEKIEEMINEVKFSKYVDTGEQVTKINLEDFIKLYINHRPVFGLSMTEIQQAFQVLGYDNENGDKVIDRGDLLLLLQLRGERMTEDELAQCLTTLLGRCPGGGGSKPDAYDPSGAAALIEEEIPAEITAEIFTADILSLPVAEKKKR; encoded by the exons ATGAAGATCCCAGGCACCTTGACCACcacctgggctgggaggcaAGACATGACTGCACTGAGGAatgccctgggagaagacatTGCAGGGACAGCACACTTGGAGGATGCTGGTTCCCCTGAACAGCCTCCAGCATTTTCTGATCCTATGGGGGCCTTTTCCAGCCCTTGCTCAGGCCTCAGAGAGCAGGGAACGCAGAAGAGGAGTGGGGAGGATGATGGGTGTGATGGCTCTGCCAGCTTGGTATGGGCAGCCATGCCAGGGATGGTCTTTCAGGAGGACAAGCAGAGCAGCGTTCACCCCCTT AGCTTGTCCTGGGTGTTGGGCTacaacagcagcctggcagtgcacAGCCTGATGGATGGGGAAAACCTGGTGCTCCTGTACGTCTCATCCCACACCCTGGTCATCTATGACATCCTGAAGAACAGGCAGCACCATTTGCAG GGCCACACAAATGTCATTTCTTGCCTGTGTGTAAGTGAAGACAGACGCTGGGTTGCAACCGCCGACCGAGGGCCAGATGCTCTGATCATCGTGTGGGACTCCTTTTCTGG GATACCGGTGCACACCATCTTTGAGAGCCATCCCAAGGATGGGGTCGGTGCCATTGCTATTTCTCACGATGCGAAGTATTTGGCAACCATTAGTGCTGGTACAGTGCAG AGAGTTTGTGTTTGGGATTGGACTTCACCCATGGAGAAACCTgtgtgcagtgcagagctgaagcCTGAGTTTGGCTATCAG GATTATGTATTTTTTAATCCTCAAAATCCCTACGAATTTGTcagcaacagcaaaacccaGGTGATATTTTACCTGTGG GACAATGAGGGTTTGCATTATGGAGCACCGGTCCTGAACAGCCAG ACCTTCCACAGTGTGGTGGGATACTTCAGCCAGTCAGTTTTTCATTTTAACAACTCCCAAGCTCTGACAGCCACCTCATCCGGGAAGCTGGTGGTGTGGGACACAGTTGGTCACTCCAAGGATCTGAGGGCCAAGCCACACAGCATGAAGGCCACCAGCCTGGTGCCTATGCAGGAGGACAGCCTTACTGTGCTCCAGGTGTTTGAGAG ctgcATAGTGACAGGTGATGTGAAAGGTCAGGTCAAATTCTACAACGGGCAGCTGCAGTTCCTCACCTGCTACAGCCACAGTGAAGTGGGTCCCATTCAGTCTATCTCCTTCTCCAAAACCTCTCGTGATGCCTCCCCAGACTGCTCCACCTCCAGCatcaccagcagccagcccttcaTCATCAG GAACTTTATCCTTTCAACTTCTGATGCAACTGTGCTCCATGTTGCAATAGACAAGACAAACTTTGAAAAAGTCATGGAAGAGACGAAGGAAGCTGTGAATGCCATCGCCTGCCACCCCCGGCAGGCACGTGTGGCTGTGGGGAGTCACTGTGGGATGCTGAGGCTGTGGGACTATCAGCAGAACAAGTACCTCGTTAGCAGGATCTTCACCCAGACCGGCATCCAGTGCTTGTCCTATGACCCTGAAG GTTATTTTCTGGCTGTTGGTTGCACTGATGGAAGTGTTTACATCCTCGATGCCATTTCCCTTCTGTCCAGCTGCAAAGAGCTCAAGTTCTCACATGGTCCCGTGACTCATATCAGCTTCTCTCATGATTCAGAGTACCTTGCAACTGCT GATGAGAAATACTCAGTGACTGTTTACAAGAGAGTCCTGCAAAATGGGAATGGATGCTGGGAACACCTAGCAGGGCTGCACTCCCACTACAAACCCATCCGGAGCATCCTCTTTGGGGTCCAGTTAGACAGCAACGAGCCCAGGCTCCTGAGCCTTGGGGAGGACCGGCAGCTG GTTGAATATGACCTGAAGTGCAGCAGCAAGGACCACTTGGTGGTCTTGCACAGGGACCGGGTGGAGCAGgttgctgtgcctctgtgcctggcCTGGTACCCACAGCTCAGCAATGAGTCCTTCATCCTTACTGCCAATAACTGCTACAAATTGAAGCTCTACAACACGACAACCAAAATGTGCAG AAAGACACTTTTGGGACCAACCTATGGCTCCCCTTTGGAGAAGATACAAATCCTTCCAGCAACAAACACTGCGGACCCTCAGAAACACTATCTGGTGTACACTACAAAGGATAAG GTGGGCTTGCAGATTTTGCCTGTTGATGGCAACCCCTACAAGTCCTCAGCCTTCATTTGCCACCCAGATGGTGTCTCTGACCTTGCCAGCTCCTTCGATGGACGCTATGTCTTTACAGCAGGGGGGGATGACTGCACTGTTATGAAATGGGAGGTCAACATAAA TGCCTtggatgctgctgcttccctgggcgGGGAGGGCTTGATCCCATTCTACAACCTCCTGGATGGTGGCAGAGAAGGTGAATTCTTCAAG gagctggaagACTATTTTTACTACATGCAGCTGCGCAGCCATGGTATCGATACACTAGAGACTAGAGAGGTGTCAACACATATTCCCTTGGAGGAAATGCCTTCTGTCATGAGAGCAATGGGATTTTATCCATCAGAGGAAAAG ATTGAAGAAATGATAAATGAAGTGAAATTCAGCAAGTATGTGGATACTGGAGAACAAGTGACAAAAATCAATTTAGAGGATTTTATCAAACTTTATATAAATCATCGACCTGTGTTCGGCTTGTCAATGACAGAAATACAACAAGCGTTTCAGGTTCTTGGTTATGATAATGAGAACGGGGACAAAGTTATTGACAGAGGAGACTTACTGTTGCTGCTTCAGCTCAGAG GAGAGCGTATGACAGAGGATGAGCTGGCACAGTGTCTGaccaccctgctgggcaggTGTCCTGGGGGAGGAGGATCCAAACCGGACGCCTATGATCCCTCAG GTGCAGCTGCTTTGATTGAAGAAGAAATTCCAGCAGAAATCACAGCAGAGATATTCACTGCTGACATTCTCAGCTTACCTGttgctgaaaaaaagaagagatga